The stretch of DNA GCGGCTCCTTTCGGCATCGTGATCGCTTACATGACCTGGAAATTCCTGAATCTGGAGCCCGGAACAACACTGAAAAAGCTTTCGACCGATCTATGGGGACCCTGGATCGGCTTTCTGTTCAACCTGATCTGGTTCGCCTTCTTTTTCTTCATGGGCATTGTCACCTTGACCTCCGTGATGGATATGCTCCAGGGCGGATTTTATCAGGAAACCCCGATGTGGTTCATTGGGGGCAGCTTTATGGTTTTCATCGCTTACTGTATGACGAAAGGGATTCGCGTCATCGCTTGGATGGCCGGGATATTAACCTTGTTCATTATGATCTCGGGCCATTCGATTTCACTGCTGCTCAGCCCCGTGCGTAGTTGGGGCCAGCTGCTGCCAATCCTGGAATTCGGTTGGAATCCCGTGATATCGGGGGCCATCCTGCTGTGTGCAAACTGGTCGGAAATGTTTGTGTTGGCCGTGCTGCAGTTCAGCAAGGTAGAAACCAAAGGAATGCTGTATCTGTTATTGCTTGGGTCCTTCGCCAATACGATCATGATGCTGTCCGTGGCTGCAGGCACCATTACCGTATTCGGATGGGAGCAGACCGACACGCTGCTGTATCCCGTATTGAGCTCGGTAAGGATGATCACCTTGGGATTCATCGACCGGTTTGACGTCTACGGACTGATGCTGATGACATTCGGCAGCTTTATCCGGCAGTCCCTGTTTCTCCACGCCGTGATCGAATTGCTGCCTTTTCAAAAGGTGGTCGCTAAGTATCGCACGATTGCCATTATTGCAATGGGGCTTGCGCTTTACTTTACTTCGCTGTTCCTGTTCACCAACAAACTGACTTATGATGAATACTTGAAAAACTATGTGCTTGTAATCTTTCTGTGGCCGCTGCCGCTGCTGTATATCTTGAAGCATTGGTGGTCCAAACGGAAACAGCGAACTTCCAAAAATCCCGCTTCCAAAGGTTCGACATTGCCGGGTTCACCCCAAGGTTCTTCTTAGTCCTTAAATTCTTCTTGGAAAGAAGGAATTGCCAGTGATCCGCCCACGCGAGGCGCTTTTTTTCCTGATTATGGTTCTGCCGATCATCGGGCATGTGGTCATCCTGCCGCTGCTCTATGACATTGCCGGAAGGGACGCCTGGATTTCCGTGCTGCTGGCGACTCCGTTCGGCATCCTGGTCGGATACGTAACCTGGAAGTTCTTGAATCTGGAGCCCGGTACAACGCTGAAGAAGCTTTCGACCGATCTTTGGGGATCCTGGATCGGCTTTCTGTTTAACCTGATCTGGTTCGTTTACTTTTTCTTCATGGGCATCATCACACTGACTTCCGTCGTGGATATGCTTCAAGGCGGTTTTTATCAGGAAACCCCGATGTGGTTTATTGGAGCGAGCTTTATGATTTTCATTGCTTATTGCATGACAAAAGGAATCCGCGTGATCGCCTGGATGGCTGGGATATTAACCCTGATTATCATCGTCACGGGTCATGCAGTAACGTTGATACTCAGTTCTATGCGGGATTGGAGACAGCTGCTTCCCTTCCTGCAATTCGGTTGGAATCCGGTCATATCCGGGGCCATGCTGCTGTGCGCAAACTGGTCCGAAATGTTTGCCTTGGCTGTACTGAGGATCAGCAAAGTGGAAAAAAAAGGAATGCTGTACTTGATTTGGCTGGGTACCATTGTCACCTCGATCGCGATGGTATCTGTGGCGGCGGGAACCATCACCGTATTCGGATGGGAGCAGACCGACACGCTGCTGTATCCGGTATTGAGCTCTGTGAGGATGGTCACCCTCGGATTTATCGATCGATTCGATGTCAGCGGATTGGCGCTGATGACTTTCGGCAGCTTTATCCGGATGTCCTTGTTTCTCTACGCCATGATCGAGATGATGCCCTTTCAAAATCTGCTGAGCAAATACCGGACGATTACCATTGTTGCAGTCGGGCTGGCGCTCTATTTTACCTCCCTGTTTATGTTTACCGACAAACTCTCCCATGATGAATTACTGAAAAATTATGTGTTTGGGGTTTTTCTTTGGCCGCTGCCGCTGCTGTATATCTTGAAGCATTGGTGGTCCAACCGAAAACAACGAGCTTCCAAAAACCCCGCTTCCCCAAGGACCCGCATTACCTAGTTCCCCCCAGGATTCGTAATCGTTCAGCTGGCACCTGCAGTCCGGTCTTGAAGAATTCATTGCCGTATTCCGCATGACTCCGGGCATCCTGTTCTGCTATAATTTACCGATAGGAGCATTAGATCACAAACACAAAGGAGAGGTACGACATGCGCTGGGCCGTCCTCGTATTTCTTGGAGCTTGCAGCTACGGCGTGCTGTCAACGTTCGTCAAACTCGCATATCATGCCGGATTTACCGTTCAAGAGGTTGTCGGGAGCCAGGCCTTTTTCGGAATTCTTCTATTATGGCCGATGTCATGGTTTTTTCCAAGAAATAAGCTGACTCGAAAAGAATTGATTTCCATCATGCTTGTTGGTTCCACCATCGGGCTGACCGCCATAATTTATTACGGATCGCTTCAATATTTGCCGGCTTCCGTCTCAGTTGTGCTGCTGTTTCAATTTACTTGGATCGGCGTTTTGATTGAGTCGTTGATCGACCGGCAAAAACCGGATCGGGCAAAGATACTGTCCTTGATTTTATTGTTTGCCGGTACGATTCTTGCTGCAGGGCTACTCGAAGCGGACACAGCACATTGGACGGGAATCGGCATCCTGCTCGGACTGCTTTCCGCTTTGTCCTACGCGCTCTTCGTCATCTTCAGCGGTAGAACGGCCAACCATGTGCATCCGGTCGTCCGCAGCAGCATCATGGCGTTCAGCTCCTTAATCCTTGTCTTCATTGTATTCCCGCCCTTCTTTTTATGGAATGGATCGCTATACGCGGGACTCGCTTTATGGGGATTCCTGCTCGCCTTGTTCGGCATCGTCATTCCTACCCTGTTCCTTACCCTCGGCGTTCCGCATACCGGCGGAAGTCTCGCTTCGATTCTGGGGGCCGCCGAGCTGCCGACGGCTGTGTTGATGTCCAGTATGGTACTTGGAGAATCGGTGAGCAGCCTTCAGTGGCTGGGCGTATTCGTCATTTTGTCGGGCATCGCCCTGCCCGAATTGTCCGGCATGCGGCGGGAGCCCGAAAACAAAAGAAACCGCCACGCAACCACAAAAAAATGAACTTTTTGGGCTGCCGTCAAACGAAAAAGGACCCGGTGGGTCCTTTTTGACGGTGGTTTTTTTCTACTTGCCCTACTCGCGAAACTTGAGTTCAAGTGCTTCCAATGCTTTACTTTGCCTATGCGGTCATGCGTAAAGTGTCTTTGGCACATCCCTCCAGTTTCTTCAGGAAGTGAAACCGGTCCGTATGCTTTTCGTTAACAGGTTCAACGGAAAACCACACCTTTGTGTCCACCGTCAACAATTAGAGTACCCGATAGGGACGAGCCTTATTCGAGAATCCTCTTCCTTTTCGCATCATGAACCCTCTCCGTGATTCTGCCTGGAATGGTTCCGGTTCTTCACTTTCTTGGAGCCCGACAGCGCTTCCTGCTGACGGTTTCCCTCCTTCTCCCGTTTATCTCCGACATCGGCCGCCGGGGTAACATATTGCGGAGTATGCTGCTTCGGCATAAAAAACCCCCTTAGATTTTGTGAATTCCCCTATTCACCGCTTCTTGACCTATACCGCTTCTTATCCCTGATAGATTTGCGTTGTAACATCCTGCAGATCTTGCGCACATTCATGAATATGGCGTACATAGTCCTCAGCCAGATTCTGAATCGGCTCCGTATGTTCATCCACGTGGATTCCGTCCTGCTCCACATCGAGCAGATCGACCTTCACTTCCCGTGAATCCATATAGGTGCAACGAAAATCAAAGCTGTATTTGGAGCGTCCCGCCACATCCATATGGATGAGCAGCGCATTGGGAATACCGTCATCCGCATGAACCTCCACGGAATCTGAAGAGTTCAGCCTTTCGGGCAAACGACGCTTCCACTCCTCGACCAATCGTTGATCCATCGCTTCATAACACCCCCATACAGGTAGATTGCGATTCCGCGCCCGCCTTTATACATGATTAACCGTTGCGTAATTCGCCGTTACGATGCATAAAGAACTTTGCTTTTTATGGAGATAACTTGTACTTGGCCCGAATTTCGTCCAGATAATTATAAATGGTATAACGGGAAACCCCCATATGATTCGCAACCAAATCTACAGCGCCTTTAATCAGAAAGGCCCCTTTCTCATCCAATTCTTCAATAATATCCTTCTTGTTTTCTCTCGTAAGCTTATGAATATCCTTGCCGCTGCTGGCAATAGTCTGATCGATCATTTTTTTCAAAATTTCGGTAACGTCGCTTGTAAATACATCATTGATTTCTTCACTTTCTCCCGGCAAGTCCGAATTCAGAATTTCATCAACCCATGCTTTCATCCATTCCAATCGGCTAATATCCCGATTAATGCTCAGACAGCCGATCACTTGATCCTGATGATTTCGAATAAAAATATTGGTGGATTTGATTTTTTTGCCGTCCTTGGTCAATGTGCGGTATACAATCGAGGGTTTGTTTTTCTCCACTCCGTGACGAACGATTTTCAAAGCGTATTCGGACATGGGGTCTCCGATTTTGCGATTGGTGATATGGTTGTTCTTGATCGCGATAATGGAATGATCGGGTTCGTCAAAATCGTGCAGCACAACCTCGCTGTCTTTTCCATACAAGAGTGCCAGACCTTCAACCACATTCACAAAATTAGAAAAAAGCAGCTGTTTGTCATCCAATTGTAACGCATCCTTTTCATCCTTATTTCATTTGTAAAAACATCTTGAACGGATCTTCGAAATATTGCTTCAAGCGATTGGTAAATCGGACAACCTCGGCGCCGTCCAGCACGCGATGATCGAAAGTCAACGATACGTACATCATCGGACGTGCAACGATTTCATCGTTGATGACAACGGCTCTCTTCTGAATGGTATGAACGCCCAAAATCGCGACCTCCGGATGATTAAGAATCGGCGTTGCGAATAGGCCTCCAATCGGCCCTATATTGGTTACGGTAAACGTTCCGCCCTTCATGTCCGCAGCCGTTAATTTGTGTTCTTTGGCCGATATCGTCAACTGCTTGATTTCTTTTGCCAGTTCCAGAATCGTTTTCTGCTCCACACCTTTAATGCATGGAACGACTAGTCCGTTATCGGTATCCACAGCGATCCCGATGTTGTGGCTCCCATGCACCTCCACTTCCTGTTTGGCCTCATCCATTACCGCATTGAACATAGGAAATTGACGGAAGGCAACCGATAAGGCTTTGAGAATAAACGGCAGGAATGTCAGCTTTACCCCTTGATTTTCGGCTTCCTTCGCGTAAATATCTTTAAAACGGATGAGTTCGCTCATGTCCACCTCGTCAACACTTGTCGCATGAGGAGCGGTGAACGCGGAGCGAGTCATTTTCTCGGCGATTTTTTTACGAATTCCTCTGATCGGGATGCGTCTGGGCTCTGAAATCCCGACAGCTTTTGCAGCTTCAACAACCTCTGCAGCATCCCCGCCGCTATGTTCCTTATTGGGCAAATAACGCAGCAAGTCATCCTCCGTTACGCGACCGGCAGGTCCGGTTCCTTGCACAAGCTGAATGTCGATCCCCATTTCCCTTGCCTTTTTGCGTGTGGAAGGGGCGGCAAGGATGTGTTTGCAGGAATTTCCCAATCGATGATCGGAGGAGGATGTTTCTAACGATGCAGATGACGGAGACGGTACGGTTGACGAGAGAGGTGTGGTTGACGAAACCGACGCAGGTTCATCGGACTCTTCCAGAATAGCGACAAGCACTTCACCGACTTTGACCACATCGCCCTCCTTCCATGGAATTTCGCATATCCTGCCGGCTGCGGGAGAGGGGAGTTCCACAACGGCTTTATCCGTTTGGACTTCGACCAATGCATCATCCAGCTTCACATGATCACCGGATTGAACAAGCCACTTTACGATTTCGGCTTCATGCAGCCCTTCTCCGATGTCGGGCAATCGAAACTCATGCATCGGCGATCCCTCCTTAATACTTCATCGTCCGTTCGATGCCGGCACGTATCGTATCCGCATCTGGAATATATAGATCCTCCAATTGAAATAAAGGAGGCGGCACATCATAGCCCGCGATTCTTGCTACCGGGGCCTCCAAATGAAACAAGGCCTTGTCGTTGATGATCGCGATAATTTCCGAGCCCACACCGGCCGTTTTGGGAGCTTCATGGACGACCACGGCGCGCCCGGTTTTTTGTACGGAAGCGATGATCGTCTCTTCATCCAACGGGGATAATGTACGCAAATCAATAATTTGCGCTTGGATGTGCATTTCCTGCTCGGCTTTTTGAACGGCTTGACGTACGGCCGGGAGCATGGCGCCCCAGGAAAATATGCTGATATCCGTTCCTTCCTTCATCACCTTGGCTTTTCCCAGCGGAACCGTATATTTTTCCGTCGGCACCGGCTCTTTAAATGCGCGGTAAAGCTTCATCGGCTCCAAAAAAAGCACCGGATCGGGATCTTCAATCGCCGCCAGCAGCAGTCCTTTGGCATCGTAAGGGTTCGAAGGAACGACCACCTTTAGTCCGGGCTGATGGACAAAAAACGCCTCGCTGCTGTCCGAATGAAGCTCCGGCGCGCGTATGCCGGCTCCATACGGGGCGCGAATCACCATCGGTACGGTATAGCTGCCTTGAGAACGGGTTCTGATGCGTGCAGCGTGGCTGATGATTTGTTCAAAAGCCGAATAGATAAACCCCATGAACTGGATTTCCGCGATCGGTTTGAGACCATTCACAGCCATTCCAATGGCTGTGCCCACGATTCCCGATTCTGCCAGCGGCGTGTCAAAAACGCGCTCCTCCCCAAACTGCTGTTGAAGTCCGTCCGTCGCACGAAAAACGCCGCCGTTGTGTCCGACGTCTTCACCAAAAATCAGCACGCCGGGATCACTTTCCAACGCGTTTCGCAGAGCGTTGTTAATGGCTTGGATCATCGTCATTTCCTGCATTCAATCCCACCTCCTTTCCTGCGAGCAATAAATTCGTTCCTTTGCTCCTCCACTTTCAGGGGCAGATCCTGATAGCTGTACTCAAACATATGCAGCGGATTGGATGGTCCGCATTGCTTCATTTGCTTGATTTCTTCATCTAGAAGGGTCTGGATTTCGTGAGCCAACAGATTTTCCTGATTTTCATTCCACAAGCCTTGCCTTTCCAAAAAACGGCGAAAGCGAAGTATCGGATCCCTGCCTGTTCTCCATTTCTCCACTTCCGTACTGCTTCGATATCGGGTATGGTCATCCGCAGTGGTATGGGAATTGTACCGGTAAGTCACGGCTTCGATCAACGTCGGCCCTTCACCGAGATAGGCTTTGTACACAGCATTTTTAGTCGCTTGGTACACCGCCAGAACATCGTTTCCATCAACCCGGATGCTTTCCACACCATAAGCATCGGCCTTCTCGGCAATGGTTTCGCTGGCCGTTTGTCTATGATAAGGAACACTGATTGCGTATTGATTATTTTGGCAAAACAACACTACGGGAACCCGAAAAACACCGGCAAAATTCATTCCTTCATGAAAATCCCCTTTGGAGGTTGCCCCATCGCCAAAATAAACCAGAGTCGCTCGATTTTGCCGTTTGAATTTATCGGCCATCGCATATCCGACGGCATGAAGCACCTGCGTAGCAATCGGTACGGCAACGGGAAACACGTTGACTCCTTCAGGCTTCACAAAATGATCGGCGCGTCCGTTCCAATAATGCAGAATTTGCCGTATCGGCAGCCCGTGGACCATCGCCGCTCCGTTTTCGCGATAAGTTGGAAACATCATGTCCTCTTTTCGTAACGCAAAAGCGCTTCCAATTTGCGCCGCTTCTTGACCTTCCAATGACGGATAAGTTCCAAGCTGCCCTTTGCGCTGCATCATTACAGCCCGACGATCAAATTCCCTGCTGATTTTCATCCAGCGGTACATTTCGATATACTGCCGCTCCGTCAAGGGAGGCAGCAATTGCGGATCTGCCGTTCCATCCGCGTCAACCAGGTTAAACACGGGTCCGGCAGGCTTCCGAGCCAATACTTTCGACATACCCACACCTCCAAATGTCAAGGTTGATTTTGCATATACAATGAGAATTTATTGTTATTCAAAAAAAAATAAGAAAAATAAAATTTTTTAGTAATTCCTAAGATTATAGTATGCGGGATTCTCCGATAAGTTTATCGCCAAACACAAAAAAACTTTGCGATTGAATGATCGCAAAGCTTAATGAACAATATCCGTGTTATAATATGTACTGGCGGAGAGGGTGGGATTCGAACCCACGGAAGAGTTACCCCTTCGCTGGTTTTCAAGACCAGAGCCTTAAACCACTCGACCACCTCTCCGGATGTTCCCACAAACAGTGAACAGAAAGCATTGTAACATAGTTTGAAGCTGTTTTTCAACCTCTATTTTGTGGGATTATGCCCGCTTGATTACCTTGACGTTGTTCATGTAAGGCTGCAGCGCTTCCGGTACCCGGATGCTGCCGTCCTCCTGCTGATAATTTTCCATGATCGCCGCGACCGTTCGTCCTACAGCAAGTCCCGAGCCGTTAAGTGTATGAACAAATTCCGGTTTGCTTCCCTGATCTCTTCTAAAGCGGATATTGGCTCTTCGAGCTTGGAAGTCCTCGAAATTACTGCAGGAGGAAATTTCCCGATATGTTCGGCTTGAAGGCATCCATACTTCCAAATCGTAGGTTTTCGCAGAGGAAAAGCCGAGATCCCCCGTGCATAATGCCACAACCCGATAAGGCAGCTTTAGCAGCTGAAGGACATTCTCCGCGTTTTGCGTCAGCTTCTCCAACTCTTCATAGGAGTCCTCCGGCTTCACCAGCTTGACGAGCTCCACTTTGTTAAACTGATGGTTTCGGATCAGCCCTCTTGTATCCTTGCCGGCTGAACCGGCTTCGGAACGGAAGCAGGCGCTGAATGCCACATAATATTTGGGAAGCTCGTCCGCAGCCAAAATTTCGTCCCGATGATAATTGGTAACCGGTACTTCTGCTGTAGGAATCATGTAGTATCCGCTGTCGTTCAGCTTGAACAAATCCTCTTCGAACTTAGGAAGCTGCCCTGTGCCGATCAAGCTTTCCTTGTTGACGATGTAAGGAGGCAGCATTTCCATATATCCGTGCTTCTCGCTATGCAAATCCATCATGAAATTGATGAGCGCTCTTTCCAGTCGTGCGCCCAAGGCCTTATAGAATACAAAGCGCGAGCCGGTTACCTTGGCCGCCGCTTCAAAATCAAGAATATCCAGCTCCTGGGCCAAATCCCAATGAGCCTTCGGTTCAAAGGAAAATTCGGGAGGTTCGAGAAACTGGCGAATTTCCCGATTCTCATCCTCCGTCAAGCCAACCGGGACCGAAGAATGGGGAATATTCGGGATGGCCAACACCAGCTCCTGAATCTCCGATTCCAATTGGCGTATTTCCTCGTCAAGCTGTTTGATCCGGTCGGATACTTCCCGCATCTCCACAATCAGACCGTCAGCATCGCCGCCCGATTTTTTCAATTTGGCCACGTCTTGTGATACGGTATTTCGGCGGTTTTTCAGCTGTTCGGCTTCCTGCAGCAGATCTCTGCGGCGCCGGTCGAGTTCCGGAAACTTCCGTACATCTTCGATATTTTTGCCGCGATGCGACATGGCTTCTTCCACTCGTTCGAATTCATTTCTAAACAGCTTGACATCCAACAAAAGATACGCCTCCTCAGAGGAAATGCTTTATGATTTCGTCACTGCCGAAAGACTGTTCCTGGCCATCTCAATAAAATAAGCATGCATCCGATGATCATCGGTCAATTCCGGGTGAAAAGAAGAAGCCAGCAGATGCCCCTGTCTGGCCGCTACAATCTGATCACGGTAAGTCGAGAGCACTTTTACCCCGTCCCCTACTTCCACGATCAACGGAGCCCGAATAAACACGCCGCGGACCGCCTTATCGATCCCCTTGATGTCCAGGTCGGCCTCAAAGCTTTCCCGCTGTCTGCCGAAAGCATTGCGTTGTACCTTGATATCCATCAGTCCCAAATGCACTTCACTTTGCCCGACGATTTCCTTGGCAATCAGAATCAGCCCCGCGCAGGTGCCGAAAATCGGCTTCTTCTTAGCCGAGAAAGCCCGCAGGGCTTCAATAAAATGATATTCCCGCATCAATTTTCCGATGGTCGTACTCTCTCCGCCGGGAATGATCAATCCGTCGATCTTTTCCAGTTGCTCAACGCGTTTAATTGCAGTGCCTTGAGCGCCGGCTTTGTTCAGCATGCGAATGTGCTCGGCTACCGCTCCCTGCAGAGCGAGAACACCGATATTCATGAGGTTCCCCTTCTTTCCTGTCCCGTTAACCTATTTACCGGTTCCAATTACCAGCCGCGCTCCTGCATGCGTTCAGAAGCAGCCAACGAGGAAATTTCAATCCCTTTCATCGGCGCGCCCAAATTTTTCGATAATTCCGCGATAAGGCCGAAGTCCGTAAAATGAGTCGTGGCTTGTACGATCGCCTTGGCGAACTTTTCAGGATTATCCGATTTAAAAATACCGGAGCCTACAAACACGCCATCTGCGCCCAAATGCATCATCAATGCAGCATCAGCCGGAGTGGCTATTCCACCGGCGGCAAAGTTGACAACAGGCAGCTTGCCCGTCCCATGTACCTCGAGAAGAAGCGAGTAAGGTGCGCCCAAATTTTTGGCTTCCGTCATCAACTCTTCTTTGGACATCCCCTGTACTTTACGGATTTGCGACATCACAACACGCATATGCCGAACCGCTTCCACGATATTGCCTGTTCCCGGCTCGCCCTTGGTCCGGATCA from Ferviditalea candida encodes:
- a CDS encoding GerAB/ArcD/ProY family transporter, with amino-acid sequence MIRRREALFFLFMVLPIIGHVVILPMLYDFAGRDAWISVLLAAPFGIVIAYMTWKFLNLEPGTTLKKLSTDLWGPWIGFLFNLIWFAFFFFMGIVTLTSVMDMLQGGFYQETPMWFIGGSFMVFIAYCMTKGIRVIAWMAGILTLFIMISGHSISLLLSPVRSWGQLLPILEFGWNPVISGAILLCANWSEMFVLAVLQFSKVETKGMLYLLLLGSFANTIMMLSVAAGTITVFGWEQTDTLLYPVLSSVRMITLGFIDRFDVYGLMLMTFGSFIRQSLFLHAVIELLPFQKVVAKYRTIAIIAMGLALYFTSLFLFTNKLTYDEYLKNYVLVIFLWPLPLLYILKHWWSKRKQRTSKNPASKGSTLPGSPQGSS
- a CDS encoding GerAB/ArcD/ProY family transporter; this translates as MIRPREALFFLIMVLPIIGHVVILPLLYDIAGRDAWISVLLATPFGILVGYVTWKFLNLEPGTTLKKLSTDLWGSWIGFLFNLIWFVYFFFMGIITLTSVVDMLQGGFYQETPMWFIGASFMIFIAYCMTKGIRVIAWMAGILTLIIIVTGHAVTLILSSMRDWRQLLPFLQFGWNPVISGAMLLCANWSEMFALAVLRISKVEKKGMLYLIWLGTIVTSIAMVSVAAGTITVFGWEQTDTLLYPVLSSVRMVTLGFIDRFDVSGLALMTFGSFIRMSLFLYAMIEMMPFQNLLSKYRTITIVAVGLALYFTSLFMFTDKLSHDELLKNYVFGVFLWPLPLLYILKHWWSNRKQRASKNPASPRTRIT
- a CDS encoding EamA family transporter, whose amino-acid sequence is MRWAVLVFLGACSYGVLSTFVKLAYHAGFTVQEVVGSQAFFGILLLWPMSWFFPRNKLTRKELISIMLVGSTIGLTAIIYYGSLQYLPASVSVVLLFQFTWIGVLIESLIDRQKPDRAKILSLILLFAGTILAAGLLEADTAHWTGIGILLGLLSALSYALFVIFSGRTANHVHPVVRSSIMAFSSLILVFIVFPPFFLWNGSLYAGLALWGFLLALFGIVIPTLFLTLGVPHTGGSLASILGAAELPTAVLMSSMVLGESVSSLQWLGVFVILSGIALPELSGMRREPENKRNRHATTKK
- a CDS encoding small acid-soluble spore protein P, producing the protein MPKQHTPQYVTPAADVGDKREKEGNRQQEALSGSKKVKNRNHSRQNHGEGS
- a CDS encoding helix-turn-helix transcriptional regulator, encoding MDDKQLLFSNFVNVVEGLALLYGKDSEVVLHDFDEPDHSIIAIKNNHITNRKIGDPMSEYALKIVRHGVEKNKPSIVYRTLTKDGKKIKSTNIFIRNHQDQVIGCLSINRDISRLEWMKAWVDEILNSDLPGESEEINDVFTSDVTEILKKMIDQTIASSGKDIHKLTRENKKDIIEELDEKGAFLIKGAVDLVANHMGVSRYTIYNYLDEIRAKYKLSP
- a CDS encoding dihydrolipoamide acetyltransferase family protein, with the translated sequence MHEFRLPDIGEGLHEAEIVKWLVQSGDHVKLDDALVEVQTDKAVVELPSPAAGRICEIPWKEGDVVKVGEVLVAILEESDEPASVSSTTPLSSTVPSPSSASLETSSSDHRLGNSCKHILAAPSTRKKAREMGIDIQLVQGTGPAGRVTEDDLLRYLPNKEHSGGDAAEVVEAAKAVGISEPRRIPIRGIRKKIAEKMTRSAFTAPHATSVDEVDMSELIRFKDIYAKEAENQGVKLTFLPFILKALSVAFRQFPMFNAVMDEAKQEVEVHGSHNIGIAVDTDNGLVVPCIKGVEQKTILELAKEIKQLTISAKEHKLTAADMKGGTFTVTNIGPIGGLFATPILNHPEVAILGVHTIQKRAVVINDEIVARPMMYVSLTFDHRVLDGAEVVRFTNRLKQYFEDPFKMFLQMK
- a CDS encoding alpha-ketoacid dehydrogenase subunit beta gives rise to the protein MQEMTMIQAINNALRNALESDPGVLIFGEDVGHNGGVFRATDGLQQQFGEERVFDTPLAESGIVGTAIGMAVNGLKPIAEIQFMGFIYSAFEQIISHAARIRTRSQGSYTVPMVIRAPYGAGIRAPELHSDSSEAFFVHQPGLKVVVPSNPYDAKGLLLAAIEDPDPVLFLEPMKLYRAFKEPVPTEKYTVPLGKAKVMKEGTDISIFSWGAMLPAVRQAVQKAEQEMHIQAQIIDLRTLSPLDEETIIASVQKTGRAVVVHEAPKTAGVGSEIIAIINDKALFHLEAPVARIAGYDVPPPLFQLEDLYIPDADTIRAGIERTMKY
- the pdhA gene encoding pyruvate dehydrogenase (acetyl-transferring) E1 component subunit alpha, producing the protein MSKVLARKPAGPVFNLVDADGTADPQLLPPLTERQYIEMYRWMKISREFDRRAVMMQRKGQLGTYPSLEGQEAAQIGSAFALRKEDMMFPTYRENGAAMVHGLPIRQILHYWNGRADHFVKPEGVNVFPVAVPIATQVLHAVGYAMADKFKRQNRATLVYFGDGATSKGDFHEGMNFAGVFRVPVVLFCQNNQYAISVPYHRQTASETIAEKADAYGVESIRVDGNDVLAVYQATKNAVYKAYLGEGPTLIEAVTYRYNSHTTADDHTRYRSSTEVEKWRTGRDPILRFRRFLERQGLWNENQENLLAHEIQTLLDEEIKQMKQCGPSNPLHMFEYSYQDLPLKVEEQRNEFIARRKGGGIECRK
- the serS gene encoding serine--tRNA ligase gives rise to the protein MLDVKLFRNEFERVEEAMSHRGKNIEDVRKFPELDRRRRDLLQEAEQLKNRRNTVSQDVAKLKKSGGDADGLIVEMREVSDRIKQLDEEIRQLESEIQELVLAIPNIPHSSVPVGLTEDENREIRQFLEPPEFSFEPKAHWDLAQELDILDFEAAAKVTGSRFVFYKALGARLERALINFMMDLHSEKHGYMEMLPPYIVNKESLIGTGQLPKFEEDLFKLNDSGYYMIPTAEVPVTNYHRDEILAADELPKYYVAFSACFRSEAGSAGKDTRGLIRNHQFNKVELVKLVKPEDSYEELEKLTQNAENVLQLLKLPYRVVALCTGDLGFSSAKTYDLEVWMPSSRTYREISSCSNFEDFQARRANIRFRRDQGSKPEFVHTLNGSGLAVGRTVAAIMENYQQEDGSIRVPEALQPYMNNVKVIKRA
- the pdxT gene encoding pyridoxal 5'-phosphate synthase glutaminase subunit PdxT, with the translated sequence MNIGVLALQGAVAEHIRMLNKAGAQGTAIKRVEQLEKIDGLIIPGGESTTIGKLMREYHFIEALRAFSAKKKPIFGTCAGLILIAKEIVGQSEVHLGLMDIKVQRNAFGRQRESFEADLDIKGIDKAVRGVFIRAPLIVEVGDGVKVLSTYRDQIVAARQGHLLASSFHPELTDDHRMHAYFIEMARNSLSAVTKS
- the pdxS gene encoding pyridoxal 5'-phosphate synthase lyase subunit PdxS, with protein sequence METGTSRVKRGMAEMQKGGVIMDVMNAEQAKIAEAAGASAVMALERVPADIRAAGGVARMADPTIVEEVMKVVTIPVMAKARIGHFVEAKILESLGVDYIDESEVLTPADEVYHIDKNEFTVPFVCGARDLGEALRRIGEGASMIRTKGEPGTGNIVEAVRHMRVVMSQIRKVQGMSKEELMTEAKNLGAPYSLLLEVHGTGKLPVVNFAAGGIATPADAALMMHLGADGVFVGSGIFKSDNPEKFAKAIVQATTHFTDFGLIAELSKNLGAPMKGIEISSLAASERMQERGW